In Deinococcus cellulosilyticus NBRC 106333 = KACC 11606, the genomic window ACCAGACTTCGGGTGCCTCCCACTCTCCGGGAAGGAAATCAGTGCCCTGGCTGGAGTGGCTCCATTTAACCGGGACAGTGGCCTCATGAAAGGACAGCGGAGGATCTGGGGTGGACGAGCGGATGTGAGGAAAGTGCTCTACATGGCGGCACTTTCAGCCACGCGCCACAACCAGGTGATTCAGGCGTTTTACCTGCGCTTGGTGCAGAAAGGCAAATCCCATAAACTTGCGCTGGTGGCCTGCATGCGCAAAATGCTGGTGATGGCCAACGCTATGTTGAAAAACGGACAACCCTGGAACAGCCGTATGCTGGTAGAGACATAAGCATCCAGGAGCAGAAAGACAAAATCCCCCAGCGATTGTGCCAGGGGAAGGATATTGAC contains:
- a CDS encoding transposase, with protein sequence MSALAGVAPFNRDSGLMKGQRRIWGGRADVRKVLYMAALSATRHNQVIQAFYLRLVQKGKSHKLALVACMRKMLVMANAMLKNGQPWNSRMLVET